The Chamaesiphon minutus PCC 6605 DNA window CACATTCAGCCAGATGTTGAGATTTACCGCTTCGACAGGCATTTGTTCGGCAACGATGGTCAATCCATTCGGTAAAGTGCGAACTGTAGGGCGATTGAGGGTCGTAGTCACTGCGATTGTGCTCCTGCTAAATAAGACGATCGAATTTGATTATCTTCAATCAGTATAGTAGACCCGCACGATCGAGCAGATTAGAGCTATCGATCGTCGCTCTAGCAGCTTGAGTCACCCAGTTCATAGTTAAAGGTGATTGGGAATACTAATAATTAATACCACTGATGCTCATTCCGTAGCTGGAAAACTACAAAACGAGCTACTTTGTCAATTATTAACTAAACTCTATGCTTGGTCTATCACAAACACTCGAACGTTGGGAATACCTATGGCGTAAACAAAATGTCACTTACTGGGCATTTGGCTGGTCGGCTCTATCGCTATTTACTTATATCTTTTTTAGCGGCCCAGCACAAGGAATCGAGCGACCTTTCTGGTATCGAATTTTTACCGCTTATATTCTCCAAAATGTCCCAACAATCTTTGCGGGATTGCTATGTATTCGCAATGGAGTGAGTCGCAGGATGCCGAGTGGTAGTCAAGTTTGGTTACTTTTTGGCACCGCTTTACTCGCTTATTCAGTCGGCAATATCTTCTTTAGCTCGTGGGAATTAGTCTGGCAGCTCAACTCGACTGGATCGCTCGGCGATCCGTTTTTCGTAATTTTTTATATTTGTCTATTACTAGCGATGTTTGCCGCGATCGTTAATAAGCGCGTGCGGTTAAATATTTATCAATGGGCGATCGTATTGGGGATTAGTATTTATGCAGCGACGATCTTGTTGTGGATTCTCAAGCCACCTGCCGATAGTAGTAATACTGTAGTTGAGGCTATATCGACACCTGCTAGCCAAGTTCAGACAACAGCCGTCACATCTGCGGCAACTCCCGCACCCGCGCTAGCTGCACCCGCAGTCGAGCCTACACCAGACGCGCCCGGATGGGTAATGTTTTTCGACGGTATCCTCAAACCTTACGGTCAAACTTTAAATGCCTTTTATGTCTGGTGCGATATTGCTTTATTTGCGATGGCGATCGTGATGATTTTAGCCTTCTGGGGCGGACGACTCAGCAATGCTTGGCAGTTTATCGCTCAGGGAATTACTTGTTATTATATTGCTGACATGTGGTTTGCCTATGCGGGCAATCAGATCCCAGATTACCAAGGTGGCTTTATGTTGGAAGTCTTCTGGATTCTCGGTGCGATCCAGTTCGGTGTCGCTGCTGGCATCGAATTCGAGCACATGCAAGCCCGTAAGCAGGGTGATGAAGACTGGATCTACGACGATGTGGGGTAGATGGGCAGATGGGTGGATGGGTGGATGGGTGGATGGGTAATGGGTACCAACATCCCAATCCGCAATCCGCAATCCTGTCTTGTCTTGACGCACACAAACGGGAGGGAACCTCCCGTTCGATGCGTCGCTGTCTCGCTCAATCTGGAGGAAACCTCCGCAAGCGCGAGCCGCTGCTTAGTGGAACGTACGCTGTAGGCGTTGGCGATAGCCTGCCGTAGGCATACGAAGCGAGACGTGCCGCAGGCGGGAACCGCTCCCTACGGGAAGGCTACGCCAACAGCGCGATTCCATCCGCAAAATCCAAAATCTCTTAGCTCATCATCTTCAGCATCCACTCGGAACGATCGAGATCGCCGCCGATGACGATTGCGCTGGCATATTCGGGCGATATTTCTAGCTTTTGAATGTGCCAAATATCATTTGTAGGCACGGAAATAATCGCAGCAGGCGTACTGGGATCGATCGAGACCTCGATTCGATCTAAAGGAGTGCTTAGGCCAGTTCCACAGGCTTTGAGATAGGATTCTTTTTGGACCCAGGCATGAAAAAATGCGGCGAGCTTGCTGTCGATGGGGAGACTATGAAAAACAGCTTGCTCGGCGGGAGAAAAAAATCGATCGACCAAATCCGCCGCAGGCAAAGGATGAATGTATTCGATATCGATACCAATCGGATATTTGGCACTAATTCCATACACGGCTCGATCGCGAGAATGGGATAGATTAAACTGGATCTGGCTGCCTGCGATTCTCGTTCCGTTCGCGTAGCGTTTGCCTTCGCAAAGAGGCTTCGCCAACGCAGGTTTGCCACGATCGCTATAGGTAAACGCAATCTGTGCTGGCGTCAAATCGAGATACAGACTCAAAATGTGCCGTAAATATCCGCGCGCGACAGTCCAACGATCGCCATGTAGTGGATTGATAAATTTAGCCGCACGTTGGCGTTCTTCAAGACTTAAAAATCGACCCAATTCGTCAACCCGATCTCGTTCGAGATCGAGATGAGTACTCCAGACATGAATATCGCGCTCTGATAACATCAACATGCGTGGATCTGCGGTGCAAAGAATGGTAGATAATTAAAGACAACCCATTGTACCCCTGTCTGAGTTTAGCAGCGATCGATAGAGGCTGTAATGCCGATCGGGGTAGAATAGATTTCATTCGCGCCTCTTCAACGATGAAATCGGGCTTTGAAAGTAATTATCGTCGAACTAGATTTTTAGCATATGCGAACCCATTATTGCGGCACCATCCGCACCGAACAAATTGGCGAAACTATTACCCTCTGCGGATGGGTAGATCGTCGCCGCGATCTTGGGGGGGTAATTTTTCTCCATTTACGCGATCGATCGGGTTCGGTACAGGTTGTGAGCGATCCGGTACGCACGCCTGAAACCTACCCTCTTGCGGAGACACTTCGCAGCGAGTATGTAGTCAAAATTACCGGACGCGTTTACGCACGTCCTGAAGAATCTCTCAACACGCGGATCGACACAGGCGAAATTGAAGTCTACGCCGAGCAAATCGAGATTCTCAACCGCGTTCACAAACAATTACCCTTCCAGGTATCTCAGACCGAAAATGAGTTCGTGCGGGAGGATTTACGCCTCAAGTATCGCTATCTCGATCTGCGGCGCGAACGGATGAGTGCCAATCTCCAACTCCGCCATCGCGTTATCAAAACGATCCGCCGCTGTTTGGAAGATCGCTTTAACTTTATGGAGATCGAGACGCCAATTTTAACGCGCTCTACTCCCGAAGGTGCCAGAGATTTTATTTTACCCAGTCGCGTCAATTTGGGTGAATGGTTTGCCCTCCCTCAATCGCCACAACTATTCAAACAACTATTGATGGTATCGGGATTCGATCGCTATTATCAAGTCGCGCGGTGTTTTCGCGACGAAGATTTGCGTGCAGATCGACAACCCGAATTCACCCAGTTAGACATGGAAATGAGTTTCATGTCTCAGGAAGAAATCATCGAGTTGAATGAAGAATTAATCTGGCAAATCTTCAAAGAAATTAAAGGTGTCGAATTAGCTCGTCCCTTCCCGCGCATGACTTATGCCGAAGCAATGGCAGACTACGGCTGCGATAAACCCGATACCAGATTTGACTTAAAATTAGTCAATGTTTCGGAGTTATTTAAAGACTCCCAATTCAAAGTATTTTCTGGCGCGATCGCTAGCGGTGGGATTGTCAAAATCTTACCGATTCCTGGCGGTAACGAAACTATCTCCAATGTCCGAATTAAGCCGGGTGGCAACTTATTTAAAGAAGCGACAGAAGCAGGTGCTAAAGGTTTAGCCTATATTCGCGTCCTCGAAAATAATGAAATTGATACGATTGGTGCAATTAAAGACTCATTATCTGAAGAGAGAAAACAACAATTATTAACTCTTACCAATGCCAAACCTGGAGACTTATTACTCTTCGGTGCTGGCGATGCGGCGATGGTTAATAAAACACTCGATCGATTGCGCTTGGTTATCGGTCGCGAACTCGGTTTAATCGACGATAATAAAGTCAATTTATTATGGGTAACCGAATTCCCCATGTTCGAGTATAACGCCGATGAAAAGCGTCTCGAAGCTCTCCATCACCCCTTCACATCCCCCCATCCCGACGACATTGGCGATCTCACTACCGCCCGCGCCCAAGCCTACGATATTATCTTTAATGGTACCGAAATTGGCGGTGGTAGCGTGAGAATTCATCAACGTGAAGTCCAAGAAAAAGTCTTTAGTGCGATCGGATTATCAGCCGCAGAAGCTAACGATAAGTTTGGCTTTTTACTCGAAGCTTTTGAGTATGGAACTCCTCCACATGGTGGGATTGCTTACGGACTCGATCGATTGGTAATGTTACTCGCAGGTGAAGATTCGATCCGCGATACGATCGCGTTTCCGAAGACGCAGCAAGCACGGTGTTTGCTTACAAATGCACCCGCACAGGTGGATGCCAAGCAACTCAAGGAATTAGAGGTGATTTCTACTTATAAGCCTAAGGCGGATAGCTAGGGTTAAGAACACTCTCAGTTGGATTCACTGGTGCGATCGAAACCCGGGTCTGGGGGTTGTCTTGACGCGCTAAACCGTCGGGAAACAAAGGCGTGCGCGCGTCGCTCCGACCCCCAGACACCCCGCTGAGGGGCGGCGTCCCGCCCCTCAGACTCCCCTGCGTAAGGTTCGATCTGTTTGCGGTGGGGCGCGCTTCGCATTAGTACTTTCAGTCAGTTAAGTAGATCGGCATAATTAAATTAAATATAAAATAACCTAAAAGGTTGCACGGGGATCTT harbors:
- a CDS encoding 4'-phosphopantetheinyl transferase family protein is translated as MLMLSERDIHVWSTHLDLERDRVDELGRFLSLEERQRAAKFINPLHGDRWTVARGYLRHILSLYLDLTPAQIAFTYSDRGKPALAKPLCEGKRYANGTRIAGSQIQFNLSHSRDRAVYGISAKYPIGIDIEYIHPLPAADLVDRFFSPAEQAVFHSLPIDSKLAAFFHAWVQKESYLKACGTGLSTPLDRIEVSIDPSTPAAIISVPTNDIWHIQKLEISPEYASAIVIGGDLDRSEWMLKMMS
- the aspS gene encoding aspartate--tRNA ligase; amino-acid sequence: MRTHYCGTIRTEQIGETITLCGWVDRRRDLGGVIFLHLRDRSGSVQVVSDPVRTPETYPLAETLRSEYVVKITGRVYARPEESLNTRIDTGEIEVYAEQIEILNRVHKQLPFQVSQTENEFVREDLRLKYRYLDLRRERMSANLQLRHRVIKTIRRCLEDRFNFMEIETPILTRSTPEGARDFILPSRVNLGEWFALPQSPQLFKQLLMVSGFDRYYQVARCFRDEDLRADRQPEFTQLDMEMSFMSQEEIIELNEELIWQIFKEIKGVELARPFPRMTYAEAMADYGCDKPDTRFDLKLVNVSELFKDSQFKVFSGAIASGGIVKILPIPGGNETISNVRIKPGGNLFKEATEAGAKGLAYIRVLENNEIDTIGAIKDSLSEERKQQLLTLTNAKPGDLLLFGAGDAAMVNKTLDRLRLVIGRELGLIDDNKVNLLWVTEFPMFEYNADEKRLEALHHPFTSPHPDDIGDLTTARAQAYDIIFNGTEIGGGSVRIHQREVQEKVFSAIGLSAAEANDKFGFLLEAFEYGTPPHGGIAYGLDRLVMLLAGEDSIRDTIAFPKTQQARCLLTNAPAQVDAKQLKELEVISTYKPKADS